Proteins encoded within one genomic window of Rhododendron vialii isolate Sample 1 chromosome 1a, ASM3025357v1:
- the LOC131331470 gene encoding uncharacterized protein LOC131331470 has translation MITALRAKNKLGLVDGSIPKPNVAKELQQRTRCNDMVKSWLLNSLSREISPSVIYYDLAHEIWEELKECFSGVSSLHVSQIEREIHNLAQDTLSVVTYFTKLKALWNELSALCPIPSCTYGARNDALLYQQRQRTMKFLMGLNESYSLFVGKFY, from the coding sequence ATGATTACGGCGTTGAGAGCAAAGAACAAACTTGGTTTGGTTGATGGGTCAATACCAAAGCCGAATGTGGCGAAGGAATTGCAGCAACGGACTCGCTGCAATGATATGGTCAAGTCATGGTTGCTGAATTCCCTTTCAAGGGAGATATCCCCAAGTGTGATTTACTACGATCTTGCTCATGAAATTTGGGAAGAATTGAAGGAATGCTTCTCAGGAGTGAGTAGTCTGCATGTATCTCAGATCGAGCGAGAAATTCATAACCTTGCTCAAGATACTTTGTCTGTGGTGACATATTTTACTAAGTTGAAGGCCCTCTGGAATGAGTTATCAGCCCTTTGTCCTATACCTTCATGTACTTATGGTGCAAGGAATGATGCTCTCCTATATCAACAGAGACAAAGAACTATGAAATTCCTCATGGGTCTGAATGAATCATATTCACTGTTCGTGGGCAAATTCTATTGA